From Rhodoferax sp. AJA081-3, the proteins below share one genomic window:
- a CDS encoding LysR family transcriptional regulator yields MDRFHLINVFVAVVDTNGFAGAARKLNMSPPAVTRAINELETHLGLRLLTRTTRTVRVTDAGERYVQDCRRILTEMLEADESVTGMHTSPRGRLTITAPVLFGGMYVTPIVTEYLTRYPEVSASCLFLDRVVNLVDEGVDVAVRIGALPDSTMQAIRVGQVRRVICAAPDYLAHHGIPISPDDLHAHTIVSASSVTPNPEWKLQEKGEPRNVRLHARMITTTNDSAVAAAVGGFGLTRLLSYQVAEHLRTGKLKTVLPEFEPPALPVHVVHREGRQAPQRVRAFLDLAIERLRQDATLN; encoded by the coding sequence ATGGACAGATTCCACCTGATCAATGTGTTTGTCGCCGTCGTGGACACGAACGGGTTTGCTGGTGCTGCGCGCAAGCTGAACATGTCGCCCCCTGCTGTGACACGGGCAATCAATGAGTTGGAGACCCACTTGGGGCTTCGACTTCTGACCCGCACCACGCGCACGGTTCGCGTTACCGATGCGGGTGAGCGGTATGTGCAGGATTGCAGGCGCATCCTGACAGAGATGCTGGAAGCGGATGAATCCGTGACTGGCATGCACACATCTCCCCGCGGGAGGCTGACCATCACGGCACCGGTACTGTTTGGTGGGATGTACGTCACTCCCATCGTTACAGAGTACCTGACCCGCTACCCTGAAGTGAGCGCGTCATGCCTGTTTTTGGACCGGGTCGTGAATCTGGTGGATGAAGGGGTGGATGTAGCGGTCCGGATTGGCGCGTTACCGGATTCAACCATGCAGGCAATTCGTGTGGGTCAGGTCAGGCGCGTGATCTGCGCAGCACCGGACTATTTGGCCCATCACGGAATTCCGATTTCACCCGATGATCTGCATGCTCACACCATTGTTTCGGCCAGCAGCGTGACTCCAAACCCCGAATGGAAACTGCAGGAAAAAGGTGAGCCTCGAAACGTTCGACTCCACGCGCGGATGATTACTACGACAAACGACTCTGCTGTGGCTGCCGCAGTCGGCGGTTTTGGCCTGACTCGCCTGCTGTCGTATCAGGTGGCAGAACACTTGCGCACTGGAAAGTTAAAAACCGTCTTGCCAGAATTTGAACCCCCCGCATTGCCAGTGCATGTGGTGCACAGAGAGGGACGCCAAGCGCCACAGCGGGTCCGCGCGTTCCTGGATTTGGCAATCGAGCGGTTGCGCCAAGACGCAACACTGAATTAG
- a CDS encoding nuclear transport factor 2 family protein, which yields MTPPSTDPTSPRPPVPPFTRETAVQKVRLAEDAWNTRDPQRVALAYTVNTIWRNRTEFPVGRSQVQALLERKWARELDYRLIKELWAHDGHRIAVRFAYEWRDDAGNWFRSYGNENWEFDEHGYMHRRLASINDKPIAAIDRKFHWAQGRRPDDHPGLSELGL from the coding sequence ATGACACCCCCATCCACAGACCCCACCTCACCTCGCCCTCCTGTTCCACCGTTCACCCGCGAGACCGCGGTGCAGAAGGTGCGCCTTGCAGAGGATGCCTGGAACACGCGTGACCCACAACGTGTGGCGCTGGCCTACACGGTCAACACGATTTGGCGCAACCGCACCGAGTTCCCGGTTGGGCGTTCCCAAGTGCAAGCCTTACTCGAACGCAAGTGGGCGCGCGAGCTCGACTACCGGCTGATCAAAGAACTGTGGGCTCACGACGGTCACCGTATCGCGGTGCGGTTTGCCTACGAGTGGCGCGACGATGCCGGCAACTGGTTTCGCTCCTACGGCAACGAAAACTGGGAGTTCGATGAACATGGCTACATGCACCGGCGCTTAGCCAGCATCAACGACAAGCCGATTGCAGCAATCGATCGCAAATTCCATTGGGCTCAGGGCCGCCGGCCCGATGACCACCCAGGGCTGAGTGAACTCGGCTTGTGA
- a CDS encoding glutathione S-transferase family protein, whose protein sequence is MKLHRHPLSGHSHRVQLALSLMKLPHELVEVDLMKGAHKTPEFIKLSPFGQVPVLDDNGTILFDSNAILVYLATKYDADRRWLPSDPKGQADVQAWLSVAAGQIAFGPAAARLITVFGAKYNPEEVIGRAHGLLKVMDTQLSANHFLVGNVATLADIAGYSYVSAAPEGNVDLSAYPNVRAWLARVEALPGFVPFHKTAVGMAG, encoded by the coding sequence ATCAAGCTACATCGCCATCCACTTTCCGGTCATTCACACCGCGTTCAGCTAGCGCTTTCTCTGATGAAACTGCCGCACGAACTGGTCGAAGTCGACCTGATGAAAGGCGCGCACAAGACGCCTGAGTTCATCAAACTCAGCCCCTTTGGTCAGGTTCCAGTGCTGGACGACAACGGAACAATCTTGTTCGACTCCAACGCCATCCTCGTCTACCTGGCCACAAAGTATGACGCCGACCGCCGCTGGCTGCCAAGCGACCCGAAAGGCCAAGCCGATGTACAGGCCTGGTTGTCGGTGGCGGCCGGACAGATCGCCTTCGGCCCTGCGGCGGCGCGGCTCATCACCGTGTTCGGTGCCAAGTACAACCCAGAAGAGGTGATTGGCCGTGCACATGGTTTGCTCAAGGTGATGGACACGCAACTATCCGCCAACCATTTCTTGGTGGGCAATGTTGCTACGCTGGCCGATATTGCGGGATACAGCTACGTATCAGCCGCGCCAGAAGGAAACGTAGATCTCTCGGCCTACCCCAATGTGCGGGCTTGGTTGGCACGTGTGGAGGCCTTGCCGGGCTTCGTACCGTTTCATAAGACAGCAGTTGGCATGGCGGGCTAA
- a CDS encoding pyridoxamine 5'-phosphate oxidase family protein: protein MHPTTSRNDNPFHAGEQAVHERLGIRERMVDVGQRVIRTVMPEQHQRFYEQLPFMLAGSVDAAGRTWASMLVGRPGFVQAPHEKRLNFKVRPIQGDPITEGLTIGAQLGFLGIELHTRRRNRVNGHVVAVDKDGFGIEVDQSVGNCPQYIQGREFQWIREAGDLMPRSIEPLNRLDADARAFVERADTLFIATQAPAIDGAPDKQTGRGADVSHRGGRPGFVKVEDERTFLVPDFTGNFFFMTFGNLELNPRAGVLFVDFETGDLITLTGTAEVVWDGDALKAFDGAERAWRFRIDAGWRLREALPLRWAFRELSPHSAITGTWAEAEAKREVHRLAQTWRPYRVTRIVEESSVIRSFYLAPTDGRAVPPFLAGQHLPIRIKTAAGEELHRVYTISQAPSDDGLRLSIKREGLASSHLHDHVHEGGLIEAMGPRGQFTIDDKLRRPAVLIGAGVGITPMVAFARHVVTEGFRNRRTRPLHVIQVARDAALRAFGDELQALAQRSNGAMKLLVVLDSDADAQPGAHPGPLTIDLLKTLLPFDDHEFFLCGPPGFMQALYDGLRDLGVRDERIQAEAFGPSSLKRRLDSATALPPPPSPAAKQATVRFTRTGDTAEWTPDRGTLLEFAEGKGLSAPFSCRAGHCGSCATRLTAGTVTYAEPTAWRPPEGEVLLCCAVPAAGSGRIDLDL, encoded by the coding sequence ATGCACCCCACCACCTCGCGAAACGACAACCCCTTTCATGCCGGTGAGCAGGCCGTTCACGAACGGCTGGGCATCCGCGAGCGCATGGTCGATGTAGGGCAGCGCGTCATCCGCACCGTGATGCCCGAGCAACACCAGCGCTTCTACGAACAACTTCCGTTCATGCTGGCGGGTTCAGTCGATGCGGCTGGCCGGACTTGGGCCTCCATGCTCGTGGGGCGGCCCGGTTTTGTCCAAGCACCGCATGAGAAGCGTTTGAACTTCAAGGTTCGCCCCATCCAGGGCGACCCAATCACCGAAGGGTTGACCATTGGTGCACAGCTCGGCTTCCTGGGCATAGAGTTGCACACGCGCCGACGCAACCGCGTCAATGGCCATGTCGTCGCGGTCGATAAAGATGGCTTTGGCATCGAAGTAGACCAATCGGTGGGCAACTGCCCCCAGTACATCCAGGGCCGCGAGTTCCAGTGGATTCGCGAAGCGGGAGACCTGATGCCGCGCTCTATCGAGCCACTGAACCGACTGGATGCCGACGCGCGGGCATTTGTCGAACGCGCGGATACGCTTTTCATTGCCACGCAGGCACCCGCTATCGACGGCGCCCCAGATAAGCAGACCGGCCGTGGTGCTGACGTTTCGCACCGCGGCGGTAGGCCCGGCTTCGTAAAGGTCGAGGATGAGCGCACTTTCCTCGTACCCGACTTCACCGGTAACTTCTTTTTTATGACGTTCGGCAATTTGGAGTTGAATCCACGCGCTGGCGTGCTGTTCGTCGATTTCGAAACCGGCGACCTGATCACGCTGACTGGAACTGCAGAAGTTGTGTGGGATGGCGACGCGCTCAAGGCCTTTGACGGCGCTGAACGTGCCTGGCGATTCCGCATTGATGCCGGCTGGCGTCTGCGCGAGGCCTTGCCGTTGCGTTGGGCTTTTCGCGAGTTATCGCCCCATTCCGCCATCACAGGCACCTGGGCCGAAGCGGAAGCGAAGCGCGAAGTGCACCGCCTGGCCCAGACTTGGCGACCATACCGCGTGACCCGCATTGTGGAAGAAAGCAGCGTCATACGCTCCTTTTATCTTGCACCAACCGATGGACGTGCGGTACCGCCGTTTCTGGCCGGGCAACACTTACCCATACGCATCAAAACCGCAGCAGGTGAGGAACTGCACCGCGTGTACACCATCTCGCAGGCACCCAGTGACGACGGCCTGCGCTTGAGCATCAAGCGCGAGGGATTGGCCTCAAGCCACTTGCACGACCATGTTCACGAAGGCGGCTTGATCGAGGCAATGGGCCCACGCGGTCAGTTCACCATCGACGACAAGCTTCGCCGCCCCGCGGTATTGATCGGCGCGGGCGTGGGCATTACACCCATGGTTGCGTTTGCACGCCACGTTGTCACTGAAGGCTTCCGCAACCGGCGCACACGCCCACTGCACGTGATCCAGGTGGCGCGTGATGCAGCGCTTCGGGCCTTTGGCGACGAACTGCAGGCCTTGGCGCAGCGGTCCAACGGTGCGATGAAGCTGCTCGTGGTGCTGGATAGCGACGCTGATGCACAACCGGGCGCGCATCCAGGTCCTCTGACGATAGACCTGCTCAAGACCCTGTTGCCTTTCGACGACCATGAGTTCTTCCTCTGCGGCCCGCCCGGCTTCATGCAGGCGCTCTACGACGGTCTTCGTGATCTGGGTGTGCGCGACGAACGCATTCAGGCAGAAGCATTCGGACCTTCATCGCTAAAACGTCGCCTGGATAGCGCAACGGCATTGCCGCCACCGCCATCCCCGGCAGCGAAACAAGCCACTGTGCGCTTTACGCGCACGGGCGATACGGCCGAGTGGACCCCTGATCGCGGTACGTTGTTGGAATTCGCCGAAGGGAAAGGCCTGAGTGCGCCGTTCTCCTGCCGCGCCGGGCACTGCGGATCCTGTGCCACGCGCCTGACTGCTGGCACGGTGACCTATGCCGAGCCAACCGCTTGGCGACCACCCGAGGGCGAGGTATTGCTTTGCTGCGCTGTGCCCGCAGCAGGCAGCGGTCGCATCGACCTGGACCTTTGA
- a CDS encoding beta-ketoacyl-ACP synthase III, producing the protein MHRVAISSTGIFTPPEVITNEELVAAFNAYAALENEKYADEIAAGTRAAITDSNVEFIEKASGIKRRYVMNKSGVLDPRRMRPEFKARPDTEISMMAEIAVKAAQDALANAGKTAADVDGVYCAAANMQRAYPAMGVEIQTELGINGYAFDMNVACSSATFAVEMAYNAVRTGSARAILVVNPEITSAHLAWMDRDCHFIFGDVCTAILVERLDLAPAGAFEILGTRLQTTFSNAIRNNAGFMSRAEDRAPEDRDQLFRQEGRRVFKEVCPMAADHISSHLGSHQLTPTDVRRYWLHQANLSMNQFITRRLLGRDATLDDAPVILDEFANTASAGSIIAFHRHKADFKAGEVGVICSFGAGYSIGSAVVKKCQ; encoded by the coding sequence ATGCACCGCGTCGCCATCAGTAGCACAGGCATCTTTACGCCGCCCGAAGTCATTACCAACGAAGAATTGGTGGCCGCCTTCAACGCCTACGCCGCCCTCGAAAACGAAAAATACGCAGACGAGATCGCTGCCGGCACCCGCGCCGCCATCACCGACTCCAATGTCGAGTTCATCGAAAAAGCCTCCGGCATCAAGCGCCGCTATGTGATGAACAAGTCTGGCGTGCTGGACCCACGGCGTATGCGCCCTGAGTTCAAGGCTCGCCCCGACACCGAAATTTCGATGATGGCCGAGATTGCCGTCAAGGCTGCGCAGGACGCGCTGGCCAACGCCGGCAAGACTGCTGCCGATGTGGATGGCGTCTACTGCGCCGCCGCCAATATGCAGCGCGCCTACCCCGCCATGGGCGTGGAGATTCAAACCGAGCTGGGCATCAATGGTTATGCATTTGACATGAACGTGGCCTGCTCTTCCGCGACCTTTGCAGTGGAGATGGCCTACAACGCGGTGCGCACCGGCTCGGCCCGCGCAATCCTGGTGGTCAACCCCGAAATCACATCCGCCCACCTGGCCTGGATGGACCGCGATTGCCACTTCATCTTTGGCGACGTGTGCACTGCCATATTAGTGGAGCGACTGGACCTGGCGCCCGCGGGTGCGTTCGAGATTCTGGGCACACGCCTGCAGACCACTTTCTCCAACGCCATCCGCAACAACGCGGGCTTCATGTCACGCGCTGAAGACCGCGCCCCCGAGGACCGCGACCAGCTGTTCCGCCAGGAAGGCCGCCGCGTGTTCAAAGAGGTCTGCCCCATGGCTGCCGACCACATCTCCAGCCACCTGGGATCACACCAACTGACACCCACCGACGTGCGCCGCTACTGGCTGCACCAGGCCAACCTGAGCATGAACCAGTTCATCACCCGCCGGCTACTGGGCCGCGACGCCACGCTGGACGACGCGCCGGTGATCCTGGACGAGTTTGCCAACACGGCATCCGCGGGCTCCATCATCGCCTTCCACCGCCACAAGGCGGATTTCAAGGCCGGTGAGGTGGGAGTGATTTGTTCATTTGGCGCGGGGTATTCGATTGGCAGCGCGGTGGTGAAGAAGTGCCAGTAA
- a CDS encoding NAD(P)-dependent alcohol dehydrogenase yields the protein MTATKFRAWAATSAGSPLERLDYDPGELHPEDVEIAVEYCGVCHSDLAMVDSEWFPATYPLVPGHEIIGTITAVGAQAKGRTVGQRVGIGWHSKSCCHCNFCTGGEQNLCTKRQPTIVGRHGGFADKVRAHWGWALPIPEGVDPASAGPLMCGGGTAFLPFVIHGIKPTDKVGVVGIGGLGHLAVKFAHAWGCEVTAFTSSPSKREEALLLGAHKTVSSVDVKELKAIAGTLDFLLVTVGASLEWDALINTLAPKGRLHLVGVVTEAMKVKTGGLLSWQRSISASPTPSPVVLTKMMEFCARHGIAPQVEHFPMSKTNDALDHLRSGKARYRVVLDADFA from the coding sequence ATGACAGCAACAAAGTTCCGCGCCTGGGCCGCCACCAGCGCTGGCAGCCCCTTGGAACGCCTGGATTACGACCCCGGTGAACTGCACCCCGAAGACGTGGAGATTGCGGTGGAATACTGCGGCGTCTGCCACTCCGACCTGGCCATGGTGGACAGCGAGTGGTTCCCCGCCACCTATCCGCTGGTGCCCGGCCACGAGATCATTGGCACTATCACTGCCGTGGGCGCACAGGCCAAAGGCCGCACGGTGGGCCAGCGCGTGGGTATTGGCTGGCACAGCAAGAGCTGCTGCCACTGCAACTTCTGCACGGGTGGTGAACAAAACCTGTGCACCAAGCGCCAGCCCACCATTGTGGGCCGTCATGGGGGATTTGCCGACAAGGTGCGCGCGCACTGGGGCTGGGCCTTGCCGATACCCGAGGGTGTGGACCCCGCCAGCGCCGGCCCGCTGATGTGCGGCGGTGGCACCGCCTTTTTGCCTTTTGTGATCCATGGCATCAAACCCACGGACAAGGTGGGTGTGGTCGGCATCGGCGGCCTGGGCCATTTGGCGGTCAAGTTTGCCCACGCCTGGGGTTGTGAAGTCACGGCCTTCACCTCATCGCCCTCCAAGCGCGAAGAGGCGCTCTTACTGGGCGCGCACAAAACGGTCAGCAGCGTAGACGTAAAAGAACTGAAGGCGATTGCCGGCACGCTGGACTTTCTGCTGGTCACCGTAGGCGCCAGCCTGGAGTGGGACGCATTGATTAACACCCTGGCCCCCAAGGGTCGCCTGCACCTGGTGGGCGTGGTGACCGAAGCCATGAAGGTCAAGACCGGCGGCCTGCTGTCTTGGCAGCGCAGCATCTCGGCGTCCCCCACACCGTCGCCCGTGGTGCTGACCAAGATGATGGAGTTCTGCGCCCGCCACGGCATTGCACCGCAGGTGGAGCATTTCCCCATGAGCAAGACCAACGATGCGCTGGACCATCTGCGCTCGGGCAAGGCGCGCTACCGGGTGGTGCTGGATGCGGATTTTGCGTAG